A DNA window from Caulobacter mirabilis contains the following coding sequences:
- a CDS encoding 2-oxoglutarate dehydrogenase E1 component encodes MADDAGIINQVLTETSFLYGANAGFVEDLYARWAENPGSVDPSWASFFASLQDRADEVKKAAAKPAWTPNQVPAQRPDWLSAIDGLWPAVEAKLGKTIEAKQPTAAPADVRAATLDSLRAIMMIRAYRMRGHLRANLDPLGMTTPPGDATELDPATYGFTEADYDRPIFLDYVLGLETATLREILVILRRTYCGTIGIQYMHISDPKEKAWLQERIEGRDKEINFSKEGKIAILKKLIEAEGFERFLHKRFPGTKRFGLDGGEAMVPAMEQIIKRGGALGVKDIVLGMPHRGRLNVLAAVMGKPYHVIFHEFQGGSSVPSDIEGSGDVKYHMGASSDRSFDDNSVHLSLTANPSHLEIVNPVVLGKARAKQAFTLRETPDAGRGHVLPLLLHGDAAFAGQGVVAECFAISGVKGYRVGGTIHFIVNNQIGFTTAPAYSRTSPYPSDVALMVEAPIFHVNGDDPEAVTFSAKVATEYRQQFGKDVVIDMFCYRRFGHNEGDDPTMTSPLMYARIKDQLSTREIYANRLIGEGVITQAEGDGWVDEFAAFLDAEFDAGKSYKANKADWLDGKWKGLALPGDEERRGKTSVAMQKLVDLGLKITTIPAGVDVHKTVRRVIDARRAAIEAGEGLDWGTAEHLAFATLLDEGFPVRLSGQDSVRGTFTQRHSDLIDQTNEEHYTPLNNIRPGQANYEVIDSALSEEAVLGFEYGFSLADPNTLTLWEAQFGDFVNGAQVVIDQFISSGERKWLRMSGLVMLLPHGYEGQGPEHSSARLERFLQSCAEDNMQIVNCSTPANYFHALRRQVHREFRKPLVIMTPKSLLRHKKAVSNLSDMADGSSFHRVMVDGAEAGCDVGGITLKPDAEIKRVIMCSGKVYFDLVDQRAKTGRDDVYILRLEQFYPWPLKSVSQVLNRFKNAELVWCQEEPKNMGGWTFVDPWLELTLDRMDVKAKRARYVGRPASASTAAGLMSRHLKELENFLTEAFA; translated from the coding sequence ATGGCGGACGACGCAGGCATCATCAACCAGGTTTTGACCGAAACTTCCTTCCTGTACGGCGCGAACGCCGGCTTCGTGGAAGATCTCTACGCCAGATGGGCGGAAAATCCGGGCTCGGTCGACCCCTCGTGGGCCAGCTTCTTCGCTTCCCTGCAAGACCGCGCCGATGAGGTGAAGAAGGCCGCCGCCAAGCCGGCCTGGACGCCCAATCAGGTTCCGGCCCAACGGCCCGACTGGCTCTCGGCCATCGACGGCCTGTGGCCGGCGGTCGAAGCCAAGCTCGGCAAGACCATCGAGGCCAAGCAGCCGACCGCGGCCCCGGCCGACGTCCGCGCCGCCACGCTCGACAGCCTGCGCGCGATCATGATGATCCGGGCCTACCGGATGCGCGGCCACCTACGGGCCAACCTCGACCCGCTCGGCATGACCACGCCGCCGGGCGACGCCACCGAGCTGGACCCGGCGACCTACGGCTTCACCGAGGCCGACTACGACCGCCCGATCTTCCTCGACTACGTGCTGGGCCTGGAGACGGCCACCCTGCGCGAGATCCTGGTCATCCTGCGCCGCACCTACTGCGGCACGATCGGCATCCAGTACATGCACATCTCCGATCCGAAGGAGAAGGCGTGGCTGCAGGAGCGGATCGAGGGCCGCGACAAGGAGATCAACTTCTCCAAGGAAGGCAAGATCGCCATCCTGAAGAAGCTGATCGAGGCCGAAGGCTTCGAGCGCTTCCTGCACAAGCGCTTCCCCGGCACCAAGCGCTTCGGCCTGGACGGCGGCGAGGCCATGGTCCCGGCCATGGAACAGATCATCAAGCGCGGCGGCGCGCTGGGCGTGAAGGACATCGTCCTGGGCATGCCGCACCGTGGTCGCCTGAACGTGCTCGCCGCCGTGATGGGCAAGCCCTACCACGTCATCTTCCACGAATTCCAAGGCGGCTCGTCGGTCCCCTCGGACATCGAGGGCTCGGGCGACGTGAAGTACCACATGGGCGCCTCGTCGGACCGGTCGTTCGACGACAACAGCGTCCACCTGTCGCTGACCGCCAACCCCTCGCACCTGGAGATCGTCAACCCGGTCGTCCTGGGCAAGGCGCGCGCCAAACAGGCCTTCACCCTGCGTGAGACGCCGGACGCCGGCCGCGGGCACGTGTTGCCGCTGCTGCTGCACGGCGACGCCGCGTTCGCGGGCCAGGGCGTCGTGGCCGAGTGCTTCGCCATCTCCGGCGTGAAGGGCTACCGCGTCGGCGGAACGATCCACTTCATCGTCAACAACCAGATCGGCTTCACCACCGCCCCGGCCTACAGCCGGACCAGCCCGTACCCGTCGGACGTCGCGCTGATGGTCGAGGCGCCGATCTTCCATGTGAACGGCGACGACCCCGAGGCCGTCACCTTCTCGGCCAAGGTCGCCACCGAATACCGCCAGCAGTTCGGCAAGGACGTCGTCATCGACATGTTCTGCTACCGGCGGTTCGGCCACAACGAAGGCGACGATCCGACGATGACGTCGCCGCTGATGTACGCCCGCATCAAGGATCAGCTCTCGACCCGCGAGATCTACGCCAACCGCCTGATCGGCGAAGGCGTGATCACCCAGGCCGAGGGCGACGGCTGGGTCGACGAGTTCGCCGCCTTCCTCGACGCCGAGTTCGACGCCGGCAAGAGCTACAAGGCCAACAAGGCCGACTGGCTGGACGGCAAGTGGAAGGGCCTGGCCCTGCCCGGCGACGAAGAGCGCCGCGGCAAGACCAGCGTCGCGATGCAGAAGCTGGTCGACCTGGGCCTGAAGATCACCACGATCCCGGCCGGCGTCGACGTGCACAAGACCGTCCGCCGCGTGATCGACGCCCGCCGGGCCGCCATCGAGGCCGGCGAAGGGCTCGACTGGGGCACCGCCGAGCACCTGGCTTTCGCCACCCTGCTCGACGAGGGCTTCCCCGTTCGCCTGTCCGGCCAGGACAGCGTGCGCGGCACCTTCACCCAGCGCCACTCGGACCTGATCGACCAGACCAACGAGGAGCACTACACGCCCCTCAACAACATCCGTCCGGGCCAGGCCAACTACGAGGTCATCGACTCGGCGCTGTCGGAAGAGGCGGTGCTGGGCTTCGAGTATGGCTTCTCGCTGGCCGACCCGAATACCCTGACGCTCTGGGAAGCCCAGTTCGGCGACTTCGTGAACGGCGCCCAGGTGGTCATCGACCAGTTCATCAGCTCGGGCGAGCGCAAGTGGCTCCGCATGAGCGGCCTGGTGATGCTGCTGCCGCACGGCTACGAGGGCCAGGGACCGGAGCACAGCTCCGCGCGCCTCGAGCGCTTCCTGCAGTCGTGCGCCGAAGACAACATGCAGATCGTCAACTGCTCGACGCCGGCGAACTACTTCCATGCCCTGCGCCGCCAGGTGCATCGCGAGTTCCGCAAGCCGCTCGTCATCATGACGCCCAAGAGCCTGCTGCGTCACAAGAAGGCGGTCAGCAACCTCAGCGACATGGCCGACGGCTCCAGCTTCCACCGCGTGATGGTGGACGGCGCCGAGGCGGGCTGCGACGTCGGCGGGATCACCCTGAAGCCGGACGCCGAGATCAAGCGCGTCATCATGTGCTCGGGCAAGGTCTACTTCGACCTGGTCGACCAGCGCGCCAAGACCGGCCGGGACGACGTCTACATCCTGCGTCTGGAGCAGTTCTATCCGTGGCCGCTGAAGTCGGTCAGCCAGGTGCTGAACCGCTTCAAGAACGCCGAGCTGGTCTGGTGCCAGGAAGAGCCGAAGAACATGGGCGGCTGGACCTTCGTCGACCCGTGGCTGGAGCTGACCCTGGACCGCATGGACGTGAAGGCCAAGCGCGCCCGCTACGTCGGCCGCCCGGCCTCGGCGTCCACGGCCGCCGGCCTGATGAGCCGCCACCTCAAAGAACTCGAAAACTTCCTGACCGAGGCGTTCGCGTAA
- the odhB gene encoding 2-oxoglutarate dehydrogenase complex dihydrolipoyllysine-residue succinyltransferase, whose amino-acid sequence MADIMTPALGESVTEATVARWTKKPGEAVKKDEILVELETDKVSLEVASPADGVLESIAAADGATVEPGALLGVVAAGAAASAAPAAAAPAPAPKAEPAPAPAAAAPAPAKAAPEQLAPSVQRIVTETGLNPASVAGTGKDGRITKGDALAALEARASAPAPAPTPAAPRPIHEREERVKMTRLRQTIARRLKEAQNTAAMLTTFNEVDMTAVMALRNQYKDVFEKRHGVKLGFMSFFVKACIAALKDIPAVNAEIDGDTLVYKNHYDIGIAVGTEKGLVVPVVRDADALNLAEIEKTIGGLGKKARDGQLALEDLQGGTFSITNGGIYGSLMSTPILNAPQSGILGMHAIKERPMVVNGQIVARPMMYLALSYDHRVVDGQGAVTFLVKVKEYIEDPQRLLLDL is encoded by the coding sequence ATGGCCGACATCATGACCCCCGCCCTGGGCGAATCCGTCACGGAAGCGACGGTCGCCCGCTGGACCAAGAAGCCGGGCGAGGCGGTCAAGAAGGACGAAATCCTCGTCGAGCTGGAAACCGACAAGGTGAGCCTGGAAGTGGCCTCGCCGGCCGACGGCGTGCTGGAAAGCATCGCCGCCGCCGACGGCGCCACGGTCGAGCCGGGCGCGCTGCTCGGCGTCGTCGCCGCCGGCGCCGCGGCCTCGGCCGCGCCCGCCGCCGCTGCTCCGGCTCCCGCGCCGAAGGCTGAACCGGCCCCCGCGCCGGCCGCCGCCGCCCCGGCGCCCGCCAAGGCCGCCCCGGAGCAGCTGGCTCCGTCGGTGCAGCGCATCGTGACCGAGACCGGCCTGAACCCGGCCTCCGTCGCCGGCACCGGCAAGGATGGCCGCATCACCAAGGGCGACGCCCTGGCCGCCCTGGAAGCCCGCGCCTCGGCGCCGGCGCCCGCTCCGACCCCGGCCGCGCCGCGTCCGATCCACGAGCGCGAAGAGCGGGTGAAGATGACGCGTCTGCGTCAGACCATCGCCCGCCGCCTGAAGGAGGCCCAGAACACGGCCGCCATGCTGACGACCTTCAACGAGGTCGACATGACGGCGGTCATGGCCCTGCGCAACCAATACAAGGACGTGTTCGAGAAGCGCCACGGCGTGAAGCTGGGCTTCATGTCCTTCTTCGTGAAGGCCTGCATCGCGGCGCTGAAGGACATCCCGGCGGTCAACGCCGAGATCGACGGCGACACCCTGGTCTACAAGAACCACTATGACATCGGCATCGCGGTCGGCACCGAGAAGGGCCTGGTCGTGCCGGTCGTCCGTGACGCCGACGCCCTGAACCTGGCCGAGATCGAGAAGACCATCGGCGGCCTGGGCAAGAAGGCCCGCGACGGCCAGCTGGCCCTGGAAGACCTGCAGGGCGGCACCTTCTCGATCACCAACGGCGGCATCTACGGCTCGCTGATGTCGACGCCGATCCTGAACGCGCCGCAGTCGGGCATCCTGGGCATGCACGCCATCAAGGAACGTCCGATGGTCGTGAACGGCCAGATCGTCGCCCGCCCGATGATGTACCTCGCCCTCAGCTACGACCACCGCGTGGTCGACGGCCAGGGCGCCGTGACCTTCCTGGTCAAGGTGAAGGAGTACATCGAGGACCCGCAGCGCCTGCTGCTGGACCTCTAG
- a CDS encoding DUF3088 family protein, translating into MKDRLFLLPATGFENPALEDDLGRGWFCPPCAMVEGFLAAFPHVREQLEVAYVPFPRPRRPVVDLVGEAHQGLPLLILAEPAEGEGIETAGGLTFISDEKAILRYLGRRYGAAQPLP; encoded by the coding sequence TTGAAGGACCGACTGTTCCTGCTTCCGGCGACCGGGTTCGAGAACCCGGCGCTGGAGGACGACCTCGGCCGGGGCTGGTTCTGTCCGCCCTGCGCCATGGTCGAGGGCTTTCTCGCGGCCTTCCCGCACGTCCGGGAGCAGCTGGAGGTCGCCTATGTGCCGTTTCCGCGGCCCCGGCGGCCGGTCGTCGATCTGGTCGGCGAGGCGCATCAGGGCCTGCCGCTGCTGATCCTGGCCGAGCCCGCCGAGGGCGAGGGGATCGAGACGGCGGGCGGCCTGACCTTCATCTCCGACGAGAAGGCCATCCTGCGCTACCTCGGCCGTCGCTACGGCGCGGCTCAGCCGCTGCCCTAG
- a CDS encoding alpha/beta hydrolase has product MGFHKALAVALGLAVVAGAGGVQAQTTPVAQGRPVVIGQSYALESKILGETRRFNVRLPAGYDAAKGTYRVLYLLDGGEREDFPHIAGLMQLCGLVGTCEEMIVVGIEGTDRRRDMTYPSKDPEDLKMAPTSGGSERFRRFIAEELQPLVTARYGAGKSTLMGESLAGLFVVETFLRTPGLFDDYIAISPSVWWDRNSLTDGASALLAAQPAGERRLYLTIADEGREMQTGVDDLVAALKAKTPAGLTWTYAPMSGETHATIYHPAALAAFRKLYAPPPEAK; this is encoded by the coding sequence ATGGGGTTTCACAAGGCGCTCGCGGTCGCGTTGGGTCTGGCCGTGGTCGCAGGGGCTGGCGGCGTCCAGGCTCAGACCACGCCGGTGGCGCAAGGCCGGCCGGTCGTCATCGGCCAGTCCTATGCGCTGGAGTCGAAGATCCTGGGCGAGACCCGGCGGTTCAACGTCCGGCTGCCCGCAGGTTACGACGCGGCCAAAGGGACCTATCGCGTGCTCTACCTGCTGGACGGCGGAGAGCGGGAGGACTTCCCCCATATCGCCGGCCTGATGCAGCTGTGCGGCCTGGTCGGGACCTGCGAGGAGATGATCGTGGTCGGGATCGAGGGGACCGACCGCCGCCGTGACATGACCTATCCGTCGAAGGATCCCGAGGACCTGAAGATGGCCCCGACCAGCGGCGGCTCGGAGCGGTTTCGTCGCTTCATCGCCGAGGAGCTCCAACCCTTGGTGACGGCGAGATACGGCGCCGGCAAGTCGACCCTCATGGGCGAATCGCTGGCCGGGCTGTTCGTGGTCGAGACCTTCCTCCGCACGCCGGGACTGTTCGACGACTACATCGCGATCAGCCCCAGCGTCTGGTGGGACAGGAACTCCCTGACCGACGGCGCATCGGCGCTGCTGGCCGCCCAGCCGGCCGGGGAACGCCGCCTGTACCTGACCATCGCCGACGAGGGGCGCGAGATGCAGACCGGCGTTGACGACCTGGTCGCGGCGCTGAAGGCCAAGACCCCGGCGGGGCTGACCTGGACCTATGCGCCGATGTCCGGCGAGACTCACGCGACCATCTACCATCCGGCGGCGCTGGCGGCCTTCCGCAAGCTCTACGCCCCGCCGCCCGAGGCGAAGTAG
- the lpdA gene encoding dihydrolipoyl dehydrogenase: MAQYDVVIIGGGPGGYNAAIRAGQLGLKVACVEGRETLGGTCLNVGCMPSKALLHASEFYEAAAGGEFAKLGIEVKPKLNLEQMMAQKAESVTALTKGIEFLFKKNKVEWLKGWGRIDGPGKVVVKAADGSETTHEAKNIVIATGSEPTPLPGVEVDNKRIVDSTGALSLPEVPKSLIVIGAGVIGLELGSVWRRLGAEVTVVEFLDRIIPGTDEEVAKTFQRALTKQGFQFKLGSKVTGAKTTGKGVELTVEPVAGGAAETLKADYVLVAIGRRPYTQGLGLETVGVETDKRGVIGNDHHKTTAPGVWVVGDVTTGPMLAHKAEDEAVAAIELIAGKAGHINYDIIPGVIYTKPEVATVGKTEEELKAAGVAYKVGKFPFMANSRAKINHETEGFVKVLADAKTDRILGAHMVGPNVGDMIAEYCVAMEFAGASEDVARTCHPHPTRSEALRQAAMGVEGWTMQA; this comes from the coding sequence ATGGCTCAGTACGACGTCGTCATCATCGGGGGCGGCCCCGGCGGCTACAACGCGGCGATCCGCGCCGGCCAGCTGGGCCTGAAGGTCGCCTGCGTCGAAGGGCGCGAGACCCTGGGCGGCACCTGCCTGAACGTGGGCTGCATGCCGTCGAAGGCGCTGCTGCATGCGTCGGAGTTCTATGAGGCCGCGGCCGGCGGCGAGTTCGCCAAGCTCGGCATCGAGGTGAAGCCCAAGCTGAACCTCGAACAGATGATGGCCCAGAAGGCCGAGAGCGTGACCGCCCTGACCAAGGGCATCGAGTTCCTGTTCAAGAAGAACAAGGTCGAATGGCTGAAGGGCTGGGGCCGCATCGACGGACCCGGCAAGGTGGTGGTGAAGGCCGCGGACGGCTCCGAGACCACCCATGAAGCCAAGAACATCGTCATCGCCACCGGCTCGGAGCCGACCCCGCTGCCGGGCGTCGAGGTCGACAACAAGCGCATCGTCGACTCCACCGGCGCCCTGTCGCTGCCGGAAGTTCCCAAGTCGCTGATCGTCATCGGCGCTGGCGTCATCGGCCTGGAGCTGGGCTCGGTCTGGCGTCGGCTGGGCGCCGAAGTCACCGTCGTCGAGTTCCTGGACCGCATCATCCCGGGCACGGACGAGGAGGTCGCCAAGACCTTCCAGCGCGCGCTGACCAAGCAGGGCTTCCAGTTCAAGCTGGGCAGCAAGGTCACCGGCGCGAAGACCACCGGCAAGGGCGTTGAGCTGACCGTCGAGCCGGTCGCCGGCGGCGCGGCCGAGACCCTCAAGGCCGACTACGTCCTGGTCGCCATCGGCCGCCGCCCCTACACCCAGGGCCTTGGCCTGGAGACAGTCGGCGTCGAGACCGACAAGCGCGGCGTGATCGGCAACGACCACCACAAGACCACCGCTCCGGGCGTCTGGGTCGTCGGCGACGTGACCACCGGCCCGATGCTGGCCCACAAGGCCGAGGACGAGGCCGTGGCCGCCATCGAGCTGATCGCGGGCAAGGCCGGCCACATCAACTACGACATCATTCCGGGCGTCATCTACACCAAGCCGGAAGTGGCCACGGTCGGCAAGACCGAAGAGGAGCTGAAGGCCGCGGGCGTCGCCTACAAGGTCGGCAAGTTCCCGTTCATGGCCAACAGCCGCGCCAAGATCAATCACGAGACCGAGGGCTTCGTGAAGGTGCTGGCCGACGCCAAGACCGACCGCATCCTGGGCGCGCACATGGTCGGCCCCAACGTCGGCGACATGATCGCCGAATACTGCGTGGCCATGGAGTTCGCCGGCGCGTCGGAAGACGTCGCCCGCACCTGCCACCCGCACCCGACCCGCTCCGAGGCCCTGCGCCAGGCGGCCATGGGCGTCGAAGGCTGGACGATGCAGGCCTGA
- a CDS encoding alpha/beta hydrolase, producing MTHGAPVWRDVEITAVRELLAQLRDVENGPGGWEDRRTGMDAFGAAAKLPDGLAVESVDIAGLEAELLTPAGAAPNRALLYLHGGGYCVGSPRSHRPLAARLASAIGCPALVPHYRLAPEHRFPAAVDDAVKAYRHLLGEGVEPGRIIIAGDSAGGGLTIATAIAIRDSGLPQPAGLFAISPWANLAQTGAAYAAVLHDPMLTREGLQDMADAYLQGEGPGHPLASPALADLHDLPPMLIHAGSQEILASDATLLAERAGLAGVEVRVEIWPEMIHVWHAFAEWLGAGRRAIEEAGVWARGKLA from the coding sequence ATGACTCATGGGGCGCCCGTCTGGCGGGACGTCGAGATCACCGCCGTGCGCGAGCTGCTGGCCCAGCTGCGCGACGTCGAGAACGGCCCTGGCGGCTGGGAGGACCGTCGCACCGGCATGGACGCCTTCGGGGCGGCGGCGAAGCTCCCCGACGGCCTGGCCGTCGAGAGCGTCGACATCGCCGGACTGGAGGCTGAGCTGCTGACGCCGGCCGGCGCGGCGCCGAACCGCGCCCTGCTCTATCTGCACGGCGGCGGCTATTGCGTCGGCAGTCCCCGCAGCCATCGCCCCCTGGCCGCGCGACTGGCGTCGGCGATCGGCTGCCCGGCCCTGGTCCCTCACTATCGGCTGGCGCCCGAGCATCGTTTCCCTGCCGCGGTCGACGATGCGGTGAAGGCCTACCGCCATCTGCTCGGCGAGGGCGTTGAGCCGGGCCGCATCATCATCGCGGGCGACAGCGCCGGCGGCGGTCTGACCATCGCCACGGCCATCGCCATCCGCGACAGCGGCCTGCCGCAGCCGGCCGGCCTGTTCGCGATCAGCCCCTGGGCCAATCTCGCGCAGACCGGAGCCGCCTACGCCGCCGTGCTGCATGACCCGATGCTCACCCGGGAGGGGCTTCAGGACATGGCCGACGCCTATCTGCAGGGCGAAGGCCCGGGCCATCCGCTGGCCTCACCGGCCCTGGCCGACCTGCACGACCTGCCGCCGATGCTGATCCACGCGGGCAGCCAGGAGATTCTGGCCAGCGACGCCACCCTGCTGGCCGAGCGGGCCGGGCTGGCCGGGGTCGAGGTGCGGGTCGAGATCTGGCCGGAGATGATTCACGTCTGGCACGCCTTCGCCGAATGGCTGGGCGCGGGCCGCCGGGCGATCGAGGAAGCCGGAGTCTGGGCAAGGGGGAAACTGGCGTGA
- a CDS encoding sulfatase-like hydrolase/transferase, which produces MTAKRPNILLITCDQYRFPRFSYGPDAGFAQPLKDILGFQGEVDETNPYARYFPGLLALRENSVVLRNHTIASSACTPSRAVIYTGQYGTRTGVTQTDGLFKSGDSPNFPWLEADGVPTLGTWMRHAGYTTHYFGKWHVSNPPDHSLETFGFDNWEESWPEPHGAAPNNLGVYRDAGFTDSVCAFLRRQALADDYNRVLAEEQQVDPYAAGPNETLPWFAVASFTNPHDIATYPAVIAQALPTPDGSGTQSIFQSLTIPLGGQVTPPPTQGTAKVPLNPLGFPQACATASPTQNEDLSTKPACQFDYSYKVSLALNSKTGFNVVHRTDPTDMKKATAEAAAIALQGPIPFQLSDDPNQSALNFIQLYAWLHAVVDGHISAVLRTLEETGQADNTIVVFLADHGEYAAAHGMMIEKWHTAYQEALHVPVVVRFPPSMTSTAQHQLDELTSHIDIVPTILGLAGKDQDWRERTRHLMLQLGRHKDVPPLPGVDLSGLLKGDTTTVTEPDGRERQGVLFVTTDEITAPLPPLDNPQNIKCEKEFVVFNAVVEAVREGVGRNDPVALAPGSVRQPNNIHCVRTKGFKLARYFDPNGVEADQWEMYDLHTDPNEATNLVQVAVSPPTIRTDLPHDRDVARLQAEADRLAALLQALVDRDLTTKPTTTADAA; this is translated from the coding sequence ATGACCGCCAAGCGACCGAACATCCTGCTGATCACCTGCGACCAGTACCGGTTTCCGCGTTTCTCCTATGGTCCCGACGCCGGCTTCGCCCAGCCGCTGAAGGACATCCTCGGCTTCCAGGGCGAGGTCGACGAAACCAACCCCTACGCCCGTTACTTCCCCGGCCTGCTGGCCCTGCGCGAGAATTCGGTGGTGCTGCGCAACCACACCATCGCATCGAGCGCCTGCACGCCCAGCCGGGCCGTGATCTACACCGGCCAGTATGGAACCCGCACCGGGGTCACCCAGACCGACGGCCTGTTCAAGAGCGGCGACTCCCCGAACTTCCCCTGGCTTGAGGCCGACGGCGTCCCGACGCTGGGAACCTGGATGCGCCACGCCGGCTACACGACCCACTACTTCGGCAAATGGCACGTCAGCAATCCGCCGGATCATTCGCTGGAGACCTTCGGCTTCGACAACTGGGAGGAATCCTGGCCCGAACCGCATGGGGCGGCGCCCAACAACCTCGGCGTCTATCGCGACGCCGGCTTCACCGATTCGGTCTGCGCCTTCCTGCGCCGCCAGGCCCTGGCCGACGACTACAACCGGGTGCTGGCCGAGGAGCAGCAGGTCGACCCCTACGCAGCGGGGCCGAACGAGACCCTGCCCTGGTTCGCGGTGGCCTCGTTCACCAACCCGCACGACATCGCGACCTATCCGGCGGTGATCGCCCAGGCCCTGCCGACGCCCGACGGTTCGGGAACCCAGTCGATCTTCCAGTCCCTGACCATCCCGCTCGGCGGCCAGGTCACGCCGCCGCCCACCCAGGGGACGGCCAAGGTCCCGCTCAATCCGCTGGGCTTTCCGCAGGCCTGCGCCACGGCCTCGCCGACACAGAACGAGGACCTGTCCACCAAGCCGGCCTGCCAGTTCGACTATTCCTACAAGGTCAGCCTGGCCCTGAACTCCAAAACCGGCTTCAACGTCGTCCATCGGACCGATCCGACCGACATGAAGAAGGCGACCGCCGAGGCCGCGGCCATCGCCCTGCAGGGCCCCATCCCGTTCCAGCTTTCGGACGATCCCAACCAGTCGGCGCTGAACTTCATCCAGCTCTACGCCTGGCTCCACGCCGTGGTGGACGGGCACATCTCGGCGGTGCTGCGGACGCTGGAAGAGACCGGCCAGGCCGACAACACCATCGTCGTCTTCCTGGCGGACCACGGCGAGTACGCCGCCGCCCACGGCATGATGATCGAGAAGTGGCACACGGCCTATCAGGAGGCGCTGCATGTGCCAGTGGTCGTCCGCTTCCCGCCGTCGATGACCTCGACCGCCCAGCATCAGCTCGACGAACTCACCAGCCACATCGACATCGTGCCGACCATCCTGGGCCTGGCGGGCAAAGATCAGGACTGGCGCGAGCGGACCCGCCACCTGATGCTGCAGCTCGGCCGCCACAAGGACGTGCCGCCGCTGCCGGGCGTTGACCTGTCGGGCTTGCTCAAGGGCGACACCACGACGGTCACCGAACCCGACGGCCGCGAGCGCCAGGGCGTGCTGTTCGTCACCACCGACGAGATCACCGCCCCGCTGCCGCCGCTCGACAACCCGCAGAACATCAAGTGCGAGAAGGAATTCGTGGTCTTCAACGCGGTGGTCGAGGCCGTCCGGGAGGGCGTCGGCCGCAACGATCCCGTGGCCCTGGCCCCAGGCTCCGTCCGCCAGCCCAACAACATCCACTGCGTCCGGACCAAGGGCTTCAAGCTGGCCCGCTACTTCGACCCTAACGGCGTCGAGGCCGACCAGTGGGAGATGTACGACCTCCACACCGACCCGAACGAGGCGACCAACCTCGTCCAGGTCGCCGTCTCGCCGCCGACGATCCGCACCGACCTGCCGCACGACCGCGACGTCGCACGGCTCCAGGCCGAGGCGGACCGTCTGGCGGCGCTGCTTCAGGCCCTGGTTGATCGCGACCTGACCACGAAGCCGACGACGACCGCGGACGCGGCCTGA
- a CDS encoding tyrosine recombinase XerC, producing the protein MAGAVTTAREAMQAWLDHLANERRVSPRTVEAYLGAVQPYLFFLEQHRGETLSLAATGTITPAEVRAYLAHRRGGDRPLSARSVSQALSAIRSYHAFLDRRLSTPNPALTLVKGPRVKPGAPRPVSEDNARGLIEEAAQDPDRAEWEAVRDEAVLTLLWGCGLRISEALSVKRSDAPLGDSLRILGKGSKTRIVPVLPAVREAVDAYLAAVPFALAPDEPLFRAPRGGPLSPRHVQARMQTLRSRLGLSDRATPHALRHSFATHLLGAGADLRSIQELLGHASLSTTQKYTAVDAEALLGAYAKAHPRA; encoded by the coding sequence ATGGCCGGTGCTGTGACCACTGCGCGCGAGGCCATGCAGGCCTGGCTGGACCACCTCGCCAACGAGCGGCGGGTCTCGCCGCGCACGGTCGAGGCCTATCTGGGCGCGGTGCAGCCCTATCTGTTCTTCCTGGAGCAACATCGCGGCGAGACCCTGAGTCTGGCCGCGACGGGAACGATCACGCCGGCCGAGGTCCGCGCCTATCTGGCCCACCGGCGCGGTGGCGACCGTCCGCTGTCGGCGCGGTCGGTGTCGCAGGCGCTGTCGGCCATCCGCTCCTATCACGCCTTCCTCGATCGCCGTCTCTCCACGCCCAACCCCGCCCTGACCCTGGTGAAGGGGCCCCGCGTGAAGCCCGGCGCGCCGCGCCCGGTCAGTGAGGACAACGCCCGCGGTTTGATCGAGGAGGCCGCCCAGGATCCCGACCGCGCCGAATGGGAGGCCGTGCGTGACGAGGCGGTGCTGACCCTGCTCTGGGGCTGCGGCCTGCGGATCAGCGAGGCGCTGTCGGTGAAGCGCTCGGATGCGCCGCTGGGCGACAGCCTGCGCATCCTCGGCAAGGGCTCCAAGACCCGGATCGTGCCGGTGCTGCCGGCCGTGCGCGAGGCCGTCGACGCCTATCTGGCCGCGGTCCCCTTCGCCCTGGCGCCCGATGAGCCGCTGTTCCGCGCCCCGCGCGGCGGGCCGCTGAGCCCCCGTCACGTCCAGGCGCGGATGCAGACCCTGCGTAGTCGTCTGGGCCTGTCCGACCGCGCCACGCCGCATGCCCTGCGACACAGCTTCGCCACCCACCTGCTCGGCGCCGGCGCGGACCTCCGCTCGATCCAGGAACTGCTCGGCCACGCCTCGCTGTCGACGACGCAGAAGTACACGGCGGTGGACGCGGAGGCCCTGCTGGGGGCCTACGCCAAGGCGCATCCGCGGGCCTAG